The following are from one region of the Quercus robur chromosome 1, dhQueRobu3.1, whole genome shotgun sequence genome:
- the LOC126720263 gene encoding peroxidase 15-like isoform X1 produces MSSSSSSCCTLLIGLLCVVLLGGSLSHGQLSPTFYDTTCPNVSNIVRGIIEEALTTDARIGASLIRLHFHDCFVNGCDGSILLNNSATIESEKEAPPNNNSVRGFGVVDDIKTALETACPATVSCADILAIAAEESVSLAGGPSWNVSLGRRDSTTANRTAAGIFLPGPTQPLDVIITMFSTMGLDTTDLVALSGAHTFGRAQCSTFIDRLYDFNSSGNPDPSLNTTYLPTLQGICPQNGDRTVVTNLDLTTPDVFDNKYFSNLQVLEGLLNSDQILFSTTENNDTVALVNNFTANQTAFFDTFVVSMIKMGNISPLTGTAGEIRLNCGKVNDNSTESDGLLYSSM; encoded by the exons ATgtcttcttcgtcttcttcttgcTGTACCCTACTGATAGGTCTTTTATGTGTGGTTTTGCTTGGAGGATCTTTATCTCATGGCCAGCTGAGTCCAACATTCTATGATACAACGTGTCCAAACGTGTCCAACATTGTACGTGGAATCATCGAAGAGGCTTTGACGACAGATGCCCGAATTGGCGCTAGCCTCATTAGGCTTCACTTCCATGACTGCTTTGTCAAT GGTTGTGATGGATCAATTTTGTTGAACAACTCCGCTACCATAGAAAGTGAGAAAGAGGCTCCTCCAAATAATAACTCGGTCAGGGGCTTTGGTGTTGTTGATGACATAAAGACTGCATTGGAAACTGCTTGTCCTGCTACTGTTTCCTGCGCTGATATTCTTGCCATTGCAGCTGAAGAATCAGTTTCATTG GCAGGAGGTCCTTCGTGGAATGTTTCACTGGGAAGAAGGGATAGCACTACAGCAAACCGAACAGCTGCCGGTATTTTCCTTCCTGGTCCCACCCAACCCCTTGATGTTATTATAACAATGTTCTCAACCATGGGCCTCGACACCACCGATCTTGTTGCCCTCTCTG GTGCTCACACGTTTGGACGTGCTCAATGTAGCACTTTCATCGACCGGTTATACGATTTTAACAGCTCTGGTAATCCTGATCCATCCTTAAACACAACCTACTTGCCAACTCTGCAGGGAATATGCCCCCAGAATGGAGATCGTACTGTTGTGACCAATCTCGACCTCACCACACCTGATGTTTTTGACAATAAGTACTTCTCTAATCTTCAAGTTCTAGAGGGTCTACTCAATAGCGATCAAATACTATTTTCAACTACCGAGAATAATGATACCGTTGCCCTTGTTAACAACTTTACTGCTAATCAGACTGCCTTCTTTGACACCTTTGTGGTATCAATGATTAAAATGGGGAATATTAGCCCGTTAACAGGGACAGCTGGAGAGATTAGATTGAATTGTGGAAAAGTTAATGACAACTCTACTGAATCAGATGGTCTTCTATATAGCTCAATGTAA
- the LOC126720263 gene encoding peroxidase 15-like isoform X2, translating to MSSSSSCCTLLIGLLCVVLLGGSLSHGQLSPTFYDTTCPNVSNIVRGIIEEALTTDARIGASLIRLHFHDCFVNGCDGSILLNNSATIESEKEAPPNNNSVRGFGVVDDIKTALETACPATVSCADILAIAAEESVSLAGGPSWNVSLGRRDSTTANRTAAGIFLPGPTQPLDVIITMFSTMGLDTTDLVALSGAHTFGRAQCSTFIDRLYDFNSSGNPDPSLNTTYLPTLQGICPQNGDRTVVTNLDLTTPDVFDNKYFSNLQVLEGLLNSDQILFSTTENNDTVALVNNFTANQTAFFDTFVVSMIKMGNISPLTGTAGEIRLNCGKVNDNSTESDGLLYSSM from the exons ATgtcttc gtcttcttcttgcTGTACCCTACTGATAGGTCTTTTATGTGTGGTTTTGCTTGGAGGATCTTTATCTCATGGCCAGCTGAGTCCAACATTCTATGATACAACGTGTCCAAACGTGTCCAACATTGTACGTGGAATCATCGAAGAGGCTTTGACGACAGATGCCCGAATTGGCGCTAGCCTCATTAGGCTTCACTTCCATGACTGCTTTGTCAAT GGTTGTGATGGATCAATTTTGTTGAACAACTCCGCTACCATAGAAAGTGAGAAAGAGGCTCCTCCAAATAATAACTCGGTCAGGGGCTTTGGTGTTGTTGATGACATAAAGACTGCATTGGAAACTGCTTGTCCTGCTACTGTTTCCTGCGCTGATATTCTTGCCATTGCAGCTGAAGAATCAGTTTCATTG GCAGGAGGTCCTTCGTGGAATGTTTCACTGGGAAGAAGGGATAGCACTACAGCAAACCGAACAGCTGCCGGTATTTTCCTTCCTGGTCCCACCCAACCCCTTGATGTTATTATAACAATGTTCTCAACCATGGGCCTCGACACCACCGATCTTGTTGCCCTCTCTG GTGCTCACACGTTTGGACGTGCTCAATGTAGCACTTTCATCGACCGGTTATACGATTTTAACAGCTCTGGTAATCCTGATCCATCCTTAAACACAACCTACTTGCCAACTCTGCAGGGAATATGCCCCCAGAATGGAGATCGTACTGTTGTGACCAATCTCGACCTCACCACACCTGATGTTTTTGACAATAAGTACTTCTCTAATCTTCAAGTTCTAGAGGGTCTACTCAATAGCGATCAAATACTATTTTCAACTACCGAGAATAATGATACCGTTGCCCTTGTTAACAACTTTACTGCTAATCAGACTGCCTTCTTTGACACCTTTGTGGTATCAATGATTAAAATGGGGAATATTAGCCCGTTAACAGGGACAGCTGGAGAGATTAGATTGAATTGTGGAAAAGTTAATGACAACTCTACTGAATCAGATGGTCTTCTATATAGCTCAATGTAA